From the Triticum urartu cultivar G1812 chromosome 4, Tu2.1, whole genome shotgun sequence genome, the window TATGATACCACTGTCTTCCTAACCATACAATCACATGTTGGTTTCACGCTCTTTTCTCTTTTAGTTGATCATGCattgttttattttctttctgTTTTTCCTTTGCAGCCTTTGTATCGAACATTTTCTTTGGGGTGACCTTAGTATCAGACATTGTGAATTTTTTAAGAAAATTTGGTGGGGGAGCTCTCTTTATTAAAAAAAAAATCAGGCCAAACCGCCTCGAAAGTGCCATTTTCGGCCATCTACCCTTTTTTGTTATAGAATCTCGATAGAACATAGGACAAATTGGATAAATTCACACTGTTTATTTAGCTTAGGCAGAGGGGGGCTGGCTCAGGTGGGATGGCAAAATGTTTTCTCCGGCTCAACGGTACGAAGAAGGGGCAGACCGGCAGACGGAGGAGGCAAGAAGGTGGCCATGCATGCAAGCGTCCCACCCAACCGCAATCATGCATGCATTGCAGAGGGGAGGACGCGGCCACACCAACTGCAACTGCATGCGGTGCGATTAGCTGCCTCGATCGCTTCCAAGTTCCAACTCGGTTGCCGCCCACATGACGCACACATGGCCTCGCTGCCTAGCAAGCCACCGTTTCAAACCGAGAGAAATCCTAATACTATATGATCTACAAAAATGAACATGACCTTGGCCTTGGCCTCTCTCTGtatgtagtactccctctattcgaaattacttgtctcggaaatagatgtatctagaactaaaatatgtctagatacatcaatttctgcgacaagtaattccgaatggagggagtacttgctTCTCTTCTCTTTGATCTCCGTTTTGCTAATTGGTGGCCATGTGGAGTGAAGtatgcgtgcatgcatgcatgcagctTCCGAAAGAAATTCTTTCAGCCAGGAATTATTTGGGCATTCTGTGGCACTTCTTGACAGATAATAGATGTAGTATGTAGTACTACGCGCTTTTTTCGTATATATTCTCGTTTGATTATTGGAGAGAAGGGGCCAGTAGCACAAATCAagggccctgtttggatactctaacacAGCTAGAGTTAGAGTTATTTTCTAACCCACTCTAACCCAAATAAGCACCTCTCCACCGGGATAGTTGGGTTAGATGGAACTAACCCACTCTAACTCTCCCTGTTTGGATATTTTTGGGTTATTTGAGCCTCCAACTAACCCAAACTAGCTCTAACTCCatgatccaaacagggccaaggATGCATACGTGATACGTTGGTGTACGTACGTACTCCTGGCACCACCAACAGCCTACCTGCATGTGCTGCATTACTTGGCGCGTTGTTCAAATATTTTGAGTGTGTGCCTGACTAGAGAGATCGGACGCTTTTGCAGTTGGGTGCAATCTCTTGTTTTGTTTGGCTCGTTGGTGTATCAGGTTGGTTCAGGAGAATATTTATGTTTTTTTTAACATCAGTACAGACTTAagcgctcatatatacgcgcataTATTCACCCCTATGAGCACACACACGCACACTCTATCTCTATGAGCATCTCCGAAAGACTGAGCTGACATGTTATCTTAAAATTTACGAAGTCGCCGTAAGCGTCTCGTCATCGACGGGAATGTCTCCTCCCACTAAAAATGCATCgccaatttttttgaaataaatccagaaataatgCGAGCTTCAGGACTTGAACTCTGGTGGACTGAAGATAAGTGGTGAAATTAATGGTTACCTAGCTGGACGTGCACTTGGGCGTTGCATGCCCAATTGCGTTGGTAATTGTGTGCTTTGCTGCGCCCAGAATATCATGTTTTTTCAGTAATTTGTGGTAGCCGTACAAAGAGCAATTTTGACCAATTTGTCATGAACGTGACACATAGCCAATCGTATGAGCACCCGTCAGTTCCAAAGCAACCAAACATATAAGAGCTATAACATCAAGAAGTATGTAATTAGCGatcaacctgtggttggatggttagaagGACAATGGTATTCTTAGCCCACCAGAGTTAAGTCCTATACTTGACATTGATGCTTGCATTATTTCTGAATTTATTGCAGGCTTACGGCGATATTCGTTCAGTGGGAGAAGACTTTTCCATCGACTGTGAGACGCCTGTAGTGACTTTGTAAAATCTCAAGGTGTTATGCTAGCTCGGTTTTTTGGAGGTGCTCATGAGGATAGAGTGTACGTTTTCGGATTGATGATTGCCTTGAAAATACCTACCCAAAGAGCATGTGTTGAAACAATTTTCTTTGCCTTACCATGAAAAAGCACAGTTAGGTCATCTGGTTAATTACAAAAAATTATCAAACTCACCTCCCATAGCAATCAACAAAACATTGTGCCCTGTTAAAGCAAAACAATCATCATTTCTCATTAATTTGCACACCTTTTGTGCAAGAATCTAGAATCTACAGAGACCAGAAAAGATACCTTGCATGGTGCACCTCCTGTAGATTGTATAAAATGGGACATTGAGATCGGTGGTAATGAGATAGTACTGTGTCATCCTCATATCGTTAAAGTGTAGTGGTATGATCTCCCAAAATGTAAATCTGGTTTATTAGCATGAATCAGTTAGTGCTTAATCAAGATGGGATAAATTAATGCCTATTTTGTTTTCTTCTAGGCTTGTTCGGGTTTAAATAAAAATAGGTACCTTCGTTTATGTTTATGTGAAAAGTATCCCAATTACCTCTATCAATCGGAAACTCCACATACATATATATTCTATTTAGTAAAAGAGAAGCTAGTTATGTATGCACTAACTGACAATGGTTCATAAATATATCAAAATCAATTAAATTTGTGCATAAATTATCAGAGATATGTCAAAGTTATGTAAATCATGGCTTGAAGAGAACCATACACCGTAAAACTTCAGAGGTGCGTAAATCATTTCTTGAATATTAAATATGAACTAGAAATACTTGATAGTGTATATATAATCCAAGGCATAGAGGAGAGGAGGCAGTGACAAGGCTTACCAACATTATATCCTCCATGGTTACCTGAAAGTTCAGGAATTGATATCTAGAATTATTGTTGAGAAAAAATGGGTCAATGACCATCaccatgttggggaacgttgcagaaaacaaaatttttcctactcgtttcaccaagatccatctaggagttcatctagcaacgagtgattagatgcatctacgtaccttgtagatcgcgagcggaagcgttcaaagaacggggatgatgtagtcgaacacgacgtgattcaaatcaccgatgatcaagcaccgaacggacggtgcctccgcgttcaacacacgtacggaacggatgacgtctcctcctttcttgatccagcaaggggggaagagaggttgatgaagatccagcagcacgacggcgtggtggtggatgcagggcgtcacagtagcagggcttcgcctatactacgagagagagacgtaacggggagagaggaagcaccaaaggctgaggtatgaaatccctcctctcccccactatatataggaggaccaaggggggtggtgcgccagcccaggagatctaatctccttggtgcggcggccaggggaggtttccctcccccccaaggcacctcggggtgccttccaccacttggactcctccgtggtggaaaccctaggcatgggcctagtagggctggtgcccttggcccatgaaggccaaggcgcaccccctacagcccatgtggccccccgggacaggtggccccacccggtgggcccccgggacccctccggtggtcccggtacaataccgataaccccgaaacttgtcccgatggccgaaacagcacttcctatatataattctttacctccggaccattccggaactcctcgtgacgtccgggatctcatccgggactccgaacaacattcgggttactgcatattcatatcttcataaccctagcgtcaccgaaccttaagtgtgtagaccctacgggttcgggagacaagcagacatgaccgagacgactctccggtcaataaccaacagcgggatctggataaccatgatggctcccacatgctccacgatgatctcatcggatgaaccacgatgtcgaggattaatcaaccccgtatacaattccctttgtcaatcggtatgttacttgcccgagactcgatcgtcggtatcccaataccttgttcagtctcgttaccggcaagtcactttactcgtaccgtaatgcatgatcccgtgatcaaccacttggtcaccttgagctcataatgatgatgcattaccgagtgggcccagtgatacctctccgttatccagagtgacaaatcccagtctcgatccgtgtcaacccaacagacactttcggagatacctgtaatgcacctttatagtcacccagttacgttgtgaagtttgatacacccaaagcactcctacggtatccgggagttacacgatctcatggtcaaaggaaaagatacttgacattggaaaagctctagcaaacgaactacacgatctttgtactatgcttaggattgggtcttgtccatcacatcattctcctaatgatgtgaccccgttatcaatgacatccaatgtccatagccaggaaatcatgactatctgttgatcaacgagctagtcaactagaggcttactagggacatattatggtctatgtattcacacgtgtattacgatttccggataatacagttatagcatgaataaagacaattatcatgaacaaagaaatataataataataatgcttttattattgcctctagggcatatttccaacacaccAACGGAACAAAGAACTCCAATGGCAATAGTCAACACCATCATAACAAAGGATCTAGATTCGTTCTTCAACCACACTTATGATTGGTTACTCCAGAACCAAATCTATGAAACATGGGGAAAACTCATATGGCCAGAGGAAAGCAAGTTATGGAGCTCCCTATGAACTATCCACGAGGTCCTACGGGCTACATCTGTACATGGAAGGACTTTCATTATAATGTAATGGATCACCGACGATTGAGAATACACATGCCAATGACGATCCCATCGAAGAGGTGTTTCTAGGAAGATATGGGAGCATGAGAGGGGGGGGTCTGCTCGTGGGGAGCATTGCCCTCCTCCTTCTGTGCAACCATGCCATTGCCAACGACTAAATCGGGACAGTGATTTAGTAGCCACGCCTCACCGTGTTACAACACCCACTGCCGCCCCCATCAGTAATGGCACCAAAGGTGGAGAGGGAGTTGAAGAGGCATGGGAGGCCTCATGGAGTGGCTCCACGGAGGTCTAACgagcagcaagaggtgacatcgGTTACCATTGGACCACCATGCTGGCCAATTGAGATGCAGGTAGGGCTTGATGCCGAGGCATGTGCCGGGACAGAAGGTAGAGGGATTAGCAGTCAACCGATAGAGGAGAGCAAGGCAGGGCCGAGCCGGTGAATAACAACGCCAAATAGTTTTGAGGCGGCCGGAATCGCAAACGACAATGGCTATTTCACGCGAGAGAGAAATGGAGGTCACTAGCGAGCATGCGACTATGTGTGTGTttaggagagagagagagagagagagagagagagatatttTCACATGATACATGCAACCCATACAAACCCAGAACAAACAATCAACAAACTAGTGACCAAAGGTCGCAGAGACCTTCTAGTGAGTACTTCAAGAGTTGGGAAGCCAAACGAGCGCTCATACGTGCCCCATGTGGGTCGGCCCAACGACACGAGCAGCTCACTCACCCCCTCCATTGATCGTTGAATTTCTCTAAAAAAAGTTCACAGACTTGATAAAGTTCACAAATTTGGAATATAGTCATGAAATTTAAAAAAACATGAATTTAAATTTGTTTTCATGATTTTGAAAACATGAATTATAAACATTCACACATTTGTAAACttttcatgaattttaaaaagtTTGTGGatatgaaaaaaatcatgaatttgaaaagGATCACTCTTTATGATTCTTCTTAAAAAACCACGAGTTTGAAAAAATATGTTCTGGATAAACCATGAGAAAACCACCCTAGAAAAAGCTTGTGGAGTCGTCCTTCATAAAGTTCACAAAACAGCTGGAAAAAACCATACATGGACCAGACCTATAGTTAGGCAAATCCTATATGTCGCCTTAAGCCCCAAATTTAGAACATTTAGCAAACCGGCGCCCACTCTCCACTCCACTAGTTCCTATATTGGCCGGCCCAATTAGTTTTCTCTTATCTCTTAtctcttttctctttttctttttattttcaattttcctttttattttctcatTTTATATGATTCTTACAAATGCATGGAATTTTCCAAATACGATGACcctttttcaaatttgtgaatgttttttttaaattcatgaacttttctCGAAATTGGCGATTTTTTTTCTAAATTCTTgatcttttttcaaaattgataaACTTTTTAAAATTTTGTGAACTTATTTttaaaatcgatgaacttttatCAGATTTGTGAACTTTCTTTTGAGAAATTGAGTAGGTTTTCTCAATTTTATTCATTTTTCCGAAAATTCAACGATCAACCCTTTTGACTTGTCAACCAGTCAATGGTTGACCGGTTGAACTAGGTGACCGAGGGCGAGCGAGCGAGGCTTTTTTGGTGAGCCGGTAAACTGCTCTTTTGATGTTAGCTGCGCCGGCCGATAGCTCATGCGCGTGGACGTTAGCTGAGGTTGCTGGCGCCACAAACGCCATATAGGAGTTTCCGCATGATGTTCATGAAATCATTAATTGAGGAGTACTTTTTTCAAAGATCACTCACACCTTCTCATATTGTGACAAGTGGCGCATAACGcgtcacttgtcgcaacctgtgaattttcctttttttcgtagattcatttatttaaaacattttatctcttaaaccgtgtgTTCAAATCTCGAATTATTTTCGCCGTTGGATTCCTCACAttgagatcttcaaaactagatcctaTATTGATATCTTTTGACAAACTTTTTTTCACTAAAAAAACCAGAGGGAAAAGCTGAACCAGAAGCACGGTTTTTCCCCTTTCCGAAAGATGCACGTCCGTGCTTCTCGCGAAAGCATAATCGTgtctctcgcggaagcaaatcACGCCTCTCACGGAAGGAAAAACAGAAAAagtttttttcgtttccgaaagacacaatcgtgcctctcgcgaaagcacaacaaTGCCTCTTGCAGAAGCAAAACCGTacctctcgcgaaagaaaaaaaacttaAAAAACACTTTTTTGGTTTCCGAGAGGCACCGCCTCTCatagaagaaaaaaaacaaaaaacacgtTTTTTCCGTTTGTGAGAGACACGGCCgagcctctcgcgaaagcacaaccgtgcctctcacgaaaaCAAAACCGTGCTTCTCGCGGTAGGTAAAAAAGAACAGAAAACACATATTTCCCTTTCTAGCTGTGCCTCTCGCGAAAacaaaaccgtgcctctcgcggaagcaaaccGTGCTTTTCGCGGAAGAAAAAAAACACGTTTTTACGCGCAATTTTTTATTTTTGATATTATTTTTTGCTCcaaaagctaagaaagaccgaTAGAAAACAAAAGGTTGAAAAACCCAGAAAAAACTGTTTAAAAAGCAACAAACGTGTGgtagaaaataaaaaaaaatcggAGTGAGCGCCGAGAGCGCGACATGTGACGGCGGCTGAGAGCGCGTCAAGTGGCGCACTCTCAGCCCACCCGCAAGTGATTGTTGCGAGGCTCTCAAAGGAGCGCTCGTCAACTAGTTGCTCCCATGAATCCATGGTGCGGATGAGAAAAAAAGAAAATAGATAACTGGGCTGAGCACAAAGTCCAACGAAGGGTGTGCTCCATGTTGCTGCACAAATACACGTAGCTTAAGGCGCTTATGGTGAGGGAAGCCGCGTGTCAATCTGGCCCAAGCGTGGGAGGCCACAACCttgtttttttttttgcttttgctTATACTTCCAATTATTCTAAATAAATATATTATGAGAAAAACTTTAgataaatttgaaaaaaatgttaacCAAGCATTTGAGATATGTTAAATGTCTACAGAGAAAATGTTTCTCATGTATACAAAAGAATATACAACGTGTCTGAAAAAGGGTGATCACGTATTTAAAATATATTTAATCAAGAATATGAAAACAATGTTAAATAAgagttgaaaaatgttaaatgtatATGGAGAAAAAGGCtaaccatgtattaaaaaaattagtcttgtatttgaaaaatattatcaaacatttgaaaaatgttgatgTTTATTGAAAGAATTTGACCATGTATTCAAAAACTTTTAATAttgtatttaaaaatgttaatcaagcatttgaaaaatgttaaatgtgtatagaaaaaatgttaccatatattaaaaaatattaatCTTGTATTTAAAAAAATAAATTTGTATTATAAAAATGTATTAGATATATACCGGAAATGTGCAATGTGTATAGAAAAAGTAGATATAAAATATAACTTTTCAAAAACGTTAATCATGTATTTCAAAATGCTAAACGTGTATATAAAAAATATTTCTGATGtatatgaatttttttgaatgtGTACTAAAAAATGTTAACATTTGTTCAACAAAAAAAAGAAGCACAACGAAAAcaagaaagaaaatgaaaaaaaaggaAGAAACCAATGCAAGAGAATGAAAATAGTGAAAACTGTGAAATAAACAAACAAAGACAAAAAAACCGATGAAAAACGAAAAAGAAACAAATAAATGaagaaaaaaggaaagaaaataaaaaaaatcagtgaaaaccgagaaagaaacaaagaaaacaaaaaaagacGGGAAAAATAGTGAAAACAGAGGAAGAACGAAGAAAAACAATGAAtaaacaaagaaaaaccaaaaaaaaaaatCCCGCTCTTTTCCCTCAAGTTGGCCGCGTCTTCTATTTTACCATGAAATCAGACAAATGCTTCAATGGCTAGCAGCGCTACTCAACACCGAGGAGACTTGATATCGATCCCTCGGTGCTCCCTTTTTCTCTGCTTTTCTTGTTTTAGTTGTGCATTAGTGGGTGGCCGACCCATTACTGCGGATGCTCCAGGAGAGAGCTTCTTTCATTTTGCTATAAGCGGTATATAGTTCTGGTGACTACGCATAATTCACTGGACTGGTTCAGTAGGCGGCCCACCAATCTTTTTCTCTGCTTTTCTTGTTTTAGTTGTGCATTAGTGGGTGGCCGACCCATTACTGCGGATGCTCCAGGAGAGAGCTTCTTTCATTTTGCTATAAGCGGTATATAGTTCTGGTGACTACGCATAATTCACTGGACTGGTTCAGTAGGCGGCCCACCAATCTTTTTCTCTGCTTTTCTTGTTTTAGTTGTGCATTAGTGGGTGGCCGACCCATTACTGCGGATGCTCCAGGAGAGAGCTTCTTTCATTTTGCTATAAGCGGTATATAGTTCTGGTGACTACGCATAATTCACTGGACTGGTTCAGTAGGCGGCCCACCAATCTTGAGCGCTAATATATGGGGAGAATTAATCAACGGATACCCCTTGCGGGAGCCCCCCAAGGGTCACTTTGGTGGGTCATGAGCTCTCAGCCACCGCCATGTGTCGCATATTGAGTGCTCCCTTtggatttttttttaatttttcgaTACAGGTTTTGGGGGGGGGTTTCCCCTTTTTCGGCTCTTAGTTCTCTCCCAGTTTTTCCTAGGTTTTGGAGAAAAAATTTTAACGAAAAAACACCTTTTTTCTTCCGTGGAAGCACAAAATTTTTTGTTGTGAAGGCAGAGATTTGCTTCCGCATGAAAAAGGTAAAAAAATTGTATTTTATTTTCTTACACGGGAGGCACACATCTGCTTTTGGACGAGACAAAGTTGTGCCTcttgaaaaaggaaaaaaacatgtTCTTTCTGCTTCTATGGGAGGCACATATTTTCTTCTCTGAGAGGCGCTGCTATGCCTCTCAGAAGAGGGAGAAATGTGTTTTTGTTTCTCTTTCACACAGGAGGCACAAATTTACTTCTCCTGGAGTCACATATTtacttccgcgagaggcacaATTGTCTCTCGAAACAAAAAAAAACACGTGTTTTTCTTGCTTCCGTAAGAAGCACATATATGCTTCTCATGAAGGCACATATTATTTCTATGTGAGGCACAACTGTGCCTCCCAATAAAGAAAGAAAGTAAAAAAAAAATATGCTCTCAGCTTTTTTTTGCTGTCTATTCTAGAACTAAAGGATTCGTTGAAATCTATTGACATGAGATCTACTTTGAATGATCTCGACGCGAGAATTCAATAGAGAAAACGGTTCAGGATTTGGATGCatggtttaagagataaaatattaaaaaaaatagaaaactcCCAGGTTGCTATGACACACATGCTCAACCCAAGGTGGGAATAATCATTGCAAAGGGTACCCTTGATTAGTGAAATGGTAATATGTGCCTAGGTAAACACAAACACTATTCAAAAGCACTAAGCGCAAAACAACAACAACATGGTAAGCAACTGTGCAGTGCGGAGCCCAACGGGGATAAACAAAAACACGGTGTATATAATCGGCCTGATAGTTACAACACCATCCATCATCATTCCTTTGCACTGATCCTCGGGAGCTCCACGAGGTGAAATCATGGCACTGGCAGTGCAAAAAGGAGCACCAAGCTACCCGGTCTTCCGCCCCCATCATTGAGCTCATTGAGTCGCCCTGCGTTGCCATGTGAGGTCGCTATCTAGCTTCTTGATCCGCGCACCCCGTGCTTCTTGGCCTCCACCTTGAGCGACTTGAGGTACTTGACGGCCTCGTCGAGGGCGGCGGGCGTGTCCATCCGGTCGCCGCCGGGGATGATCCCCTTGAGcgtcttcatcatcttcttcatccGGTTTTTCTTCCTCTCGCCACCTCCGCCGCCACTCGGGCTGACGCTCACCACGTACCCGGGGGAGCACGTGGAGTCCGGCGAGCCCTCACCGTGGCTCCCTGAAGTGCGACCCGTGCTCAGCACGTCATCCTCCTCCTCGGAGCTCATCAGCGCGTCGATCTCGCCGCTGTCCTCCTTCTGCCGGATCGAGCATTCGCCGCCGCCGTAGTAGGTGCCCTTGCCGTGATCGTAGCCACCGTTGTTGCCGTGCTGGTCATAGCCCCCGGAGGAACCGAAGTTGTTGGGCAGCGACGGGTTGTACATGACCCTGCTCCGGTCGTAGGTCTGATCAAAGATGACGTAGTTCTTGGGGCAGGCATCCGACGGCTGGAACTCGAGCCCGGTGAGCGGCGCCGGGAAATCGTGCTGCCTCCGACCGGCGAGCGGGTCCTCATAGGCAGCCGGCGCCGGTGCCGGCGTGGGGTACCGGTCGTTGGTGTAGTACGCTCCGCCGTTGCCGTACCCGGTCATGTCATAGCCGGCACCGTAGCCGTAGCCGCCGTACCCGTAGCCTGGACCTCCCTGCATCACTTCACTGCTGCGAGCTGCTCAACTCCTAGAGATGTTTATGGGTTTTGTGGGGAATTCGAGAAAAATGGTGTTGATTTCGACTGAAGTATTCGGCCTGCAAGTGGTAGGCACGAGCAAACAATCAGATAGAAGTTAAAAGAAAAGAAGTGCAAGCATCAGTGTAATGGAACTGCGATGTACTATGATACATTATCAAGTGTGAGAGCAGAGCGAAACGAGGACTGGAAAGGAAGTGCATACATGCCAGAACAGGACATGAGTACACTACTGCCCCCTCCGCTTCACTATTAGAATACGTTTTGGATATCTTATTAATATAAactacatagtactccctccttcccaaAATTTTAGGAGAGGGAGTACATATTAAAATAAGTGAATAAACACATTAAAAACACGTCATATACATCTTATTTAAAATAGTTAGAACATCTTatagtgaacggagggagtagcatatAACCCTCGGCAAAAGGAAAAGGTATTAAAGTGCAATATGTGATTAAGAGTACAAAGTAATTAATGATGCAACATTTAAATCATATACAGCCCGCGTAAGTTAGGCTTTACAATTTAAAAATGATTCCTCATGAGAGACATGTTTTGAAATAGCAGATGTTGAGTGACTTGGCTAAGCATAAACATATTATCAATTGTATGAGGGGTAACGATTTAGACTTTGTGGTCATTTCGAAATCCACTAGACGTGTTTTTTAGAAACATGTCCTAGACCATCTTTCATGTGGTTCCGGCTATGTCTGGCATGTCTTACCTGCATATGGACGATCGAGTGGAATTTTACTTGGCTTCCATTCTTGATGTACGCTTGCGCTGTTTCAAAGGGAGTACCACATCAAATTTCACCTTTAGAACAAGTATGACACCTTCTTATGGGGCTTAGTTGTTGTGTATGGTGTTGCTCAGGAGGAGTTTAAGGAACCGGTCAATATTTGTAGTGATAACCATAATCCATGTTAATTTGTGGGAATTTTAATATCTTCATTATCACCGAGGAAAGAATAAAGACCATTTTGACAATTGGTGACCTTTTCAGTTCAATGATGTCATTAGCAATTTGGATTTGATAGAGATCGACATATCGAGCCATCAGGTCACCTGGGCAAATCGTCGTGTTGATTCTACTTATGAGAAGCTTGAACGTGTCCTGGCTACCACTAATTGGAATTTTAAGTTTCCCCTTGTATTGGTCTGGGCGCTAGAACGCATCAAGTCGTTGTCGGATCATGCTCCACTTCCAATAGACTTTGTTCCGCCATTTTGTCAAGCCGCAACCATAAGTTTAAGTTCAAGTCTGATGGCTCATCAGAGAGGGCTTTCCGAGTTGATCAAGAAAGTGTTGGATATGCAGTCTAGGGGAAGGATGCACATTCAACAGTATAACTATTAGATAACCGCAATACGGCGTTTCCTACATGGATGGGCGACACACATTGCTGGTTTATATGAAAAAAAAATCTTAGGTTGTCCTTGATCAATATTGAACTTAAGACAATTAAATGAGCATAACACTCATCTTTTCCGCGAGAAGGAGATCATATCGTAAACGCTCTAAGGCACAATTCATGGTTCATGGTGACACTAACACACAATACATTCATGTGATTGTCGTCACGCTTCAATGTAGGGTGGTTGCAGCTCGGTGGCAGGCGCGACATTGCATTGCATCGCGCGTGGTCCACTGGTGGTGGTCAGTGGATGGGCCCAAGGGTGGGGCGGCTATCGGCCGTCAAATGCTGCCTCGGGCACCGTATGCGGTTGCGTAGCGTGAGTGGTTGCTCAATTGAGGCGGCTCAACATTGACGGACATCATGCACCGTGGTGGCGCAATGTCGAGTCGTCCAAGATGCATGG encodes:
- the LOC125552907 gene encoding transcription factor bHLH144-like produces the protein MQGGPGYGYGGYGYGAGYDMTGYGNGGAYYTNDRYPTPAPAPAAYEDPLAGRRQHDFPAPLTGLEFQPSDACPKNYVIFDQTYDRSRVMYNPSLPNNFGSSGGYDQHGNNGGYDHGKGTYYGGGECSIRQKEDSGEIDALMSSEEEDDVLSTGRTSGSHGEGSPDSTCSPGYVVSVSPSGGGGGERKKNRMKKMMKTLKGIIPGGDRMDTPAALDEAVKYLKSLKVEAKKHGVRGSRS